The Cloacibacillus sp. region TTTTTGACACACTCTCTTTCTTCGCTTATCTGTCCTTGTCTTTGCTTGGAGCAAGCTCCCTTTCCTGCGCCGTCATTTTAAGCGCCATTTTATTATCGCACAGAAACCAAAAATAACAAAGCCGCGCCGCGCCGCGCAAACGCACCAGAGGCCGCGAGAAAACCGGGCGGCCTCGTTTAGATGGCATTTGGCGCCTCACCTCCTGCCGCAGTGTTTTTGTGCGGCGGGCAGAGCGCCGCAATTATGTTTTTTCATTCCTGACTGGTTAGGAGGCGGTTACGTTTTGGTTCGGCGGCTTTGGTTTTTTGTCTTGCGGTATTTTTTGTTGTTGTGCATTTACGCAAAAACCATTATAATCTTCTCACTAAACGTGCGTTGACTTGCGGCAGTTTTGTCTGCCAGCGCACTTTGAAATCATAAATATTATAGGGCTTGGAGGAATAACGATGATTGGAGCTATCAAGAACATACCGTCAAAACTATCAAAAGCGTCCGCAACTTTAGTACAGGATGCGGGGGGGGGGGTAAACGATTAAACATTTTTGTGCTTGCGGCGCTTATTGCCGTGATCTCGTTTACCCCTTTTATAATGATGCGCTCATTCGCGGCGCAAAACGCCTCAAACTTTGCGGTGACGCCCGGTGAAGTAACGATCTTCGCGGAGCGCGCAGCAAACGTCAACGTCACCTCTGCGGACGCCCAGACGATGCGGCTCACAGTGACATCCATCCCGACCGGCAAAGGGCTGACATGGACGACATCTGATAAAAGTATCGTTCAAGTAACCGACTCAGGCGACATCACCGCAGCGTCGTCGGGCGAGGCAAATATCACCGTTACGCACACAGACGGCCGACAAGCGGCCTGCAAAGTCAAGGTCGTAGCCGCGCCTACGGAAAACTGGGCCGCCTCCGCCGACACTAAATGGTACGACGACAATAAAACCTCTTCCGCCTTCACCATCACGACGGCGGAGCAGCTCGCGGGGCTGGCTAAGCTTGTAAACGCCGGCTCGGAGGACTTCTCCGACAAAACGATAACCCTCTCAAACGACATAGACCTAAGCGCTGGCGAATGGACCGCGATAGGAACATACGCGCAACCATTCAAGGGAACTTTCAACGGCGGCGGACACGCGATAACGGGCCTCTATATCAACGAGGCTGGCGCTGAGGATCAGGGCCTCTTCGGACAGATCGGCAGCATGGGCGCGGTAAAGGGCATCCGTCTCTCAGGCTGCGTAGCAGGCGGAGAGTACGTCGGCGGCGTGGCGGGATATAACAAAGGCGTGGTGACCAACTGCACTATGACCGGCAGCGTCAACGGCACTAGCGGCGGCGTCGGCGGCGTGGCGGGAGAGAACGACGGCGCGGTGACCAACTGCACTATGACCGGCAGCGTCAACGGCACTAGTGATGTCGGCGGCGGCGTGGCGGGACATAACTACGGCGCGGTGACCAACTGCACTATGACCGGCAGCGTCAACGGCACTAAAGAGGTCGGCGGCGTGGCGGGATGGAACATAGGTAAGGTGACCAACTGCACTATGACCGGCAGCGTCAACGGCAGTGATAGCATCGGCGGCGTGGCGGGCGTTAACCGCATAGGCACGGTGAGCAACAGCGCGATGACCGGCAGCGTCAACGGCAAAAGCGGCCTCGGCGGCTTCGGCGGCGTCGGCGGCGTGGCGGGCAGGAACGACAGCGGTGTGGTGACCAACAGCGCGATGACCGGCGGCGTCAACGGCACTAGCAACGTCGGCGGCGTGGCGGGCTATAACATGAACGGCGGCACGGTGAGCAACAGCGCGATGACCGGCAGCGTCAACGGCACTAGCAACTTCGGCGGCGTGGCGGGCTATAACATGGACGTCGCCACCGTGACCAACTGCGGCTGGCTCGCCGACGCGCATACGATAGGAATCGGAATTGATTATAATCCTCAGTCAACAGACGTCACCTCCTTCGACGCGGCAGGCACTCCCGTCACGACCATCCTCTTTGACGACTACGAGCTCAAGGCCGCTGTAAATACTTCATCGGAGATGGCGGTGCGCACCTACCCGGGCGCAAGCGCCGCACTTAAAGCGGTCGCCTCTCCTGATATAGCGAAGATAGAAAACTTTGCGGTAAGCGGCGACGTAACTGCCGCGCGCGTCACCGGCCTCACGATAGGCAGCGCGGACGTAACCGTATCCGCCCTCGCCGCAGCTGGAGCAAGAGATTACAAAGCAAAAGTGCAGGCGCACCTCACCGTCCTGCCCGGGCCGCCAAAGCCTGAGCCGGAGCCTGAGCCTGAGCCGGGACCCGATCCAAAGCCCGCGCCGGGAGGGAGCGGCTCAAGCGGCTGTTCTGCGGGAGCAGGGGGCATAGCGATGCTCGCCGTTGCTGCGGCCGCGATGCGCGGAAGGAAAACAAAGCGCTAAACGAACGACAGCGCTAAACGAACAATAGCGCCAAACGAACAATAGCGCCAAACGAACAACAGCGCTAAACGAACGACAGCGCCAAACAAACGATAAAAGAAAAAACCGTCCCCCCGCAAGCAGCACGCGGGGGGATATTCCGTCTTGCCGTAATGTCTTTTGCCTTGCGCGGTTTACCAATAAAAAATCATACTGAATTTTTTGAAAGAGGCTTCACAAAACCGCCGCCGCACATTACAATGTGCTGGCAAATACATACTTTCTCGTTATTTGCGATGCGGACAAAACGCCAAACCACACGAAAGCGTGGGACGGAAAGCCACGGGTCTAAACTCGAAAGAGCAGGACAGCCGGTTGCCCGACACAACTGAATAACGTTTTTAATAGTTGTATTTACGGCATACGATTGTTTGGAAATCAAGACCCGACTTACCGCCATCTGGCGATAGGCTGGGTCTTTATAATTTTATAACAGAAAAAGAAAGAGGTCACGTATGATGTTTAAGGCCGTGAGAAAAAGGGATATCGCTATCATACTCGCAATGCTGCTCTCCGCGCTTGCGCTGTTCGCCTGGGCGGAGCCGGGGCTGAGCACGCTTGATAATGGCGCGGCAAATGAAAGCGACGGCCAGTGGCAGGTCACAACCGTCGATAACACAACTACGTACGTTCCGCGCGCCAATGGGACGAATACCTTTACTCTCACGGCCGACATGATAAAACAAGCGACTGTCTTCTGCGCGGCGTCGGGGGACGCGGCCGCGACGAATCTTACTTTCAACCTGAACGCGGCTATCGACAACAGCGGCGCGGCTAACAGCTCGTTTTCCTTTAACCTCTTTGGGGGCGGAGACGGAACCACGACCGCGGGCGACGCGGAGGTGACTATCATAGGCGGCGCCGGAGCAAAGATACTTGGGCATCCCGGAGTGCAGAACATCTACGGCGGAGGCCAAAACAGCACGATAGGCGGAAACACAAAGGTGACGCTTGGCGGCGGTTCTGAAATATCGTGGACGCGCGTCTTTGCCGCCGGAAAAAACAACCGCGTCGGCGGCGACAGCCTCCTCGACGTGCAGGGCGCGTGGCACGTAATTTCAAATGATACGGCCTTTGCGGCTGGACCGTGGGTGGACGACGCAAAGACCGGAAGCGTAGCGGGCAAAGCGAAGCTCATAATGGACAATGCGGGCGCGAAGGTCAACGGCATCTTCACATCGGGGTACGCTGTGAAAAAAGATTCAAAAATATTCATCGGCGGCGCGGAGCTTATTGTGCGAAACGGCGCGGCTGGTGCGGTCCACGGCGGGGCCTACAACCTTGGAACGGTCGTCATCTCAAACGACGTCAACATACGCATAGAAAGCGCGGACTTCTGG contains the following coding sequences:
- a CDS encoding Ig-like domain-containing protein, whose amino-acid sequence is MISFTPFIMMRSFAAQNASNFAVTPGEVTIFAERAANVNVTSADAQTMRLTVTSIPTGKGLTWTTSDKSIVQVTDSGDITAASSGEANITVTHTDGRQAACKVKVVAAPTENWAASADTKWYDDNKTSSAFTITTAEQLAGLAKLVNAGSEDFSDKTITLSNDIDLSAGEWTAIGTYAQPFKGTFNGGGHAITGLYINEAGAEDQGLFGQIGSMGAVKGIRLSGCVAGGEYVGGVAGYNKGVVTNCTMTGSVNGTSGGVGGVAGENDGAVTNCTMTGSVNGTSDVGGGVAGHNYGAVTNCTMTGSVNGTKEVGGVAGWNIGKVTNCTMTGSVNGSDSIGGVAGVNRIGTVSNSAMTGSVNGKSGLGGFGGVGGVAGRNDSGVVTNSAMTGGVNGTSNVGGVAGYNMNGGTVSNSAMTGSVNGTSNFGGVAGYNMDVATVTNCGWLADAHTIGIGIDYNPQSTDVTSFDAAGTPVTTILFDDYELKAAVNTSSEMAVRTYPGASAALKAVASPDIAKIENFAVSGDVTAARVTGLTIGSADVTVSALAAAGARDYKAKVQAHLTVLPGPPKPEPEPEPEPGPDPKPAPGGSGSSGCSAGAGGIAMLAVAAAAMRGRKTKR